Proteins encoded by one window of Cupriavidus sp. EM10:
- the rpsO gene encoding 30S ribosomal protein S15, with amino-acid sequence MAIANKSEVIQKFARGANDTGSPEVQVALLTTRINELTPHFKANMKDHHSRRGLLRMVSRRRRLLDYLKASDADRYRALIEALGLRK; translated from the coding sequence ATGGCAATTGCCAACAAGTCCGAAGTCATCCAGAAGTTCGCCCGCGGCGCCAACGACACGGGTAGCCCCGAAGTCCAGGTCGCTCTGCTGACCACCCGCATCAACGAACTGACCCCGCACTTCAAGGCCAACATGAAGGATCACCACAGCCGCCGCGGTCTGCTGCGCATGGTGAGCCGTCGTCGTCGCCTGCTGGACTACCTCAAGGCCAGCGACGCTGACCGTTACCGCGCCCTGATCGAAGCCCTGGGCCTGCGCAAGTAA
- a CDS encoding branched-chain amino acid ABC transporter substrate-binding protein produces MGGIRTGGRVKRLRAWVAAALCCAATAAMAQQPAGAPIRLGMIDGLSGPFANAGEAVVRNLRIAIERVNARGGVKLPDGAHPLELVTFDSKGNVDESLIQFRGLVDKRIPFVLQGNSSAVASALVAAINRQNQRQPDARVLFLNYSAVDPTLTNENCSFWHFRFDASADMRMQALTEAIRSEHAVRKVYLIDQDYSFGHQVARSAREMLAAKRPDIQIVGDEFHPIGKIKDFAPYIAKIKASGADAVITGNWGNDLTLMVKAAREGGLNARFYTFYGNGLGAPAAIGDAGVGRVLAVAEWHPNVGGTESDAFYQAFRTRYPDPRDDYVHLRMQMMVEMLARAIEQAGGTDAVAVAYALENMRFTNGFHDATVRADDHQVLQPLYVSVMAKQGGEVRFDNEGSGYGFRTVKKLKTAQTTLPTTCRMERPARN; encoded by the coding sequence ATGGGCGGAATCCGAACAGGCGGGCGCGTGAAGCGGCTGCGGGCCTGGGTGGCGGCGGCCTTGTGCTGCGCGGCAACGGCCGCAATGGCCCAGCAGCCGGCCGGCGCCCCCATCCGGCTGGGCATGATCGACGGGCTGTCGGGCCCCTTCGCCAACGCCGGCGAGGCCGTGGTGCGCAACCTGCGGATCGCCATCGAGCGCGTCAATGCGCGGGGCGGCGTGAAGCTGCCTGATGGCGCCCATCCGCTGGAGCTGGTGACGTTCGACAGCAAAGGTAACGTGGACGAAAGCCTGATCCAGTTCCGTGGCCTGGTCGACAAGCGCATCCCGTTCGTCCTGCAGGGCAACAGTTCGGCGGTGGCCAGCGCCCTGGTGGCGGCGATCAATCGCCAGAACCAGCGCCAGCCCGATGCACGCGTGCTGTTCCTGAACTATTCGGCCGTCGATCCCACGCTGACCAACGAGAATTGCAGTTTCTGGCATTTCCGCTTCGATGCCAGCGCCGACATGCGCATGCAGGCGCTGACCGAGGCCATCCGCAGCGAGCACGCGGTGCGCAAGGTCTACCTGATCGACCAGGACTACAGCTTCGGCCACCAGGTAGCGCGGTCCGCGCGCGAAATGCTGGCGGCCAAGCGGCCCGATATCCAGATCGTGGGCGATGAATTCCATCCCATCGGCAAGATCAAGGACTTTGCGCCGTACATTGCCAAGATCAAGGCCAGCGGCGCCGACGCGGTGATCACCGGCAACTGGGGCAACGACCTGACGCTGATGGTCAAGGCGGCACGCGAGGGTGGCCTCAACGCGCGCTTCTATACGTTCTACGGCAATGGCCTGGGCGCGCCGGCCGCCATTGGCGACGCGGGCGTGGGCCGGGTGCTGGCGGTGGCCGAATGGCATCCGAACGTGGGCGGCACCGAGTCCGACGCGTTCTACCAGGCGTTTCGTACCCGCTATCCCGATCCGCGCGACGACTACGTACACCTGCGCATGCAGATGATGGTGGAAATGCTGGCCCGCGCCATCGAGCAGGCCGGCGGCACCGATGCCGTGGCGGTGGCCTATGCCCTGGAAAACATGCGGTTCACGAACGGCTTCCACGACGCCACGGTGCGCGCCGACGACCACCAGGTACTGCAGCCCCTGTATGTCTCGGTGATGGCGAAGCAGGGCGGCGAGGTACGGTTCGACAACGAGGGCTCCGGCTACGGGTTCCGGACAGTGAAGAAGCTCAAGACGGCCCAGACCACGCTGCCGACCACGTGCCGGATGGAGCGCCCGGCGCGGAATTGA
- the pnp gene encoding polyribonucleotide nucleotidyltransferase, which yields MTMFNKIVKEFQWGQHTVRMETGEVARQASGAVIVDIEDTVVLATVVAAKSPKAGQDFFPLTVDYIEKTYAAGKIPGGFFKREGRPSENETLTSRLIDRPLRPLFPEGFYNDVQVVIHVLSINPEVPADIPALIASSAALAVSGIPFSGPVGAARVGYKDGQYLLNPTRSQIAASELDLVVAGTERAVLMVESEANQLSEDVMLGAVVYGHEQMQTAINAIHELVREGGKPEWDWAPAAKNETLIAKVSEIGLPLLQETYQLRQKSARSAKLKEVYATVQARLAEAGVEADKVEVGNVLFDLEAKIVRGQILAGEPRIDGRDTRTVRPIEIRSSVLPRAHGSSLFTRGETQALAVATLGTKSDEQIIDALAGEYRDRFMLHYNMPPFATGETGRVGSPKRREIGHGRLAKRALIPVLPKEDEFAYTIRLVSEITESNGSSSMASVCGGCLALMDAGVPVKAHVAGVAMGLILEGNKFAVLTDILGDEDHLGDMDFKVAGTDTGITALQMDIKVQGITKEIMQVALAQAREGRMHILGKMQEAMGHARTELSEHAPRMITMKIHPDKIREVIGKGGSTIQALTKETGTTIDIQEDGTITIASTSTDGMAEAKRRIEGITAEAEVGKIYAGTVLKLLDFGAIVNILPGKDGLLHISEIVNERVKDIKDWLKEGQQVRVKLIQADEKGRLRLSLKAALAEEGGSISPIAPQGDAPAAPTSPEQQQ from the coding sequence ATGACCATGTTCAACAAGATCGTCAAGGAATTCCAGTGGGGCCAGCATACGGTCCGCATGGAAACCGGCGAAGTCGCCCGTCAGGCATCGGGTGCCGTGATCGTCGACATCGAAGACACCGTGGTGCTGGCCACCGTGGTGGCAGCCAAGAGCCCGAAGGCAGGCCAGGACTTCTTCCCGCTGACCGTCGACTACATCGAGAAGACCTACGCCGCCGGCAAGATCCCGGGTGGCTTCTTCAAGCGTGAAGGTCGTCCGTCGGAAAACGAGACGCTGACGTCGCGCCTGATCGACCGTCCGCTGCGTCCGCTGTTCCCGGAAGGTTTCTACAACGACGTGCAGGTGGTCATCCACGTGCTGTCGATCAACCCGGAAGTGCCGGCCGACATCCCGGCGCTGATCGCGTCGTCGGCCGCGCTGGCCGTGTCGGGCATCCCGTTCAGCGGCCCGGTGGGCGCCGCCCGCGTGGGCTACAAGGACGGCCAGTACCTGCTGAACCCGACCCGTTCGCAGATCGCCGCGTCGGAACTGGATCTGGTCGTCGCCGGTACCGAGCGTGCCGTGCTGATGGTGGAATCGGAAGCCAACCAGCTGTCGGAGGACGTGATGCTGGGCGCCGTGGTGTATGGCCACGAGCAGATGCAGACCGCCATCAACGCGATCCACGAACTGGTCCGTGAAGGCGGCAAGCCGGAATGGGACTGGGCACCGGCAGCCAAGAACGAGACGCTGATCGCCAAGGTGAGCGAGATCGGCCTGCCGCTGCTGCAGGAAACGTATCAGCTGCGCCAGAAGTCGGCCCGCAGCGCCAAGCTCAAGGAAGTCTACGCAACCGTGCAGGCCAGGCTGGCCGAAGCCGGCGTGGAAGCCGACAAGGTGGAAGTGGGCAACGTCCTGTTCGACCTGGAAGCCAAGATCGTGCGTGGCCAGATCCTGGCCGGCGAGCCGCGTATCGACGGCCGCGACACGCGCACCGTGCGCCCGATCGAGATCCGTTCGTCGGTGCTGCCGCGCGCCCACGGTTCGTCGCTGTTCACGCGTGGTGAAACCCAGGCGCTGGCAGTGGCCACGCTGGGTACCAAGAGCGACGAGCAGATCATCGACGCGCTGGCTGGCGAATACCGCGACCGCTTCATGCTCCACTACAACATGCCTCCGTTCGCCACCGGCGAAACGGGCCGCGTGGGTAGCCCGAAGCGCCGTGAGATCGGCCATGGCCGCCTGGCCAAGCGCGCACTGATCCCGGTGCTGCCGAAGGAAGACGAATTCGCCTACACGATCCGCCTGGTTTCGGAAATCACCGAATCCAACGGCTCGTCGTCGATGGCGTCGGTGTGCGGCGGCTGCCTGGCACTGATGGACGCCGGCGTTCCGGTGAAGGCGCACGTGGCCGGCGTGGCCATGGGCCTGATCCTGGAAGGCAACAAGTTTGCCGTGCTGACCGACATCCTGGGCGACGAAGATCACCTGGGCGACATGGACTTCAAGGTGGCCGGTACCGACACGGGTATCACGGCACTGCAGATGGACATCAAGGTGCAGGGCATCACCAAGGAAATCATGCAGGTGGCGCTGGCGCAAGCCCGTGAAGGCCGCATGCACATCCTGGGCAAGATGCAGGAAGCGATGGGCCACGCCCGCACCGAGCTGTCGGAGCACGCACCGCGCATGATCACGATGAAGATCCATCCGGACAAGATTCGTGAAGTGATCGGCAAGGGCGGCTCGACCATCCAGGCGCTGACCAAGGAAACCGGCACGACCATCGACATCCAGGAAGACGGCACGATCACGATCGCGTCGACGTCGACCGACGGCATGGCCGAAGCCAAGCGCCGCATCGAAGGCATCACCGCCGAAGCGGAAGTGGGCAAGATCTACGCCGGTACCGTGCTGAAGCTGCTGGACTTCGGTGCCATCGTGAACATCCTGCCGGGCAAGGACGGTCTGCTGCATATCTCCGAGATCGTCAACGAGCGCGTCAAGGACATCAAGGACTGGCTGAAGGAAGGCCAGCAGGTTCGCGTGAAGCTGATCCAGGCCGACGAGAAGGGTCGTCTGCGCCTGTCGCTGAAGGCCGCGCTGGCCGAAGAGGGTGGCAGCATCAGCCCGATCGCCCCGCAAGGCGATGCGCCGGCGGCACCGACCTCGCCGGAGCAGCAGCAGTAA